The following are from one region of the Bradyrhizobium sediminis genome:
- a CDS encoding sulfurtransferase, which produces MTYANPEALVSTEWLAEHLSDPDVRILDCTWHHASTNLDGRTQYRGRHLPGSVHFDIDHIADKSSPLPHMLPSASDFAKKVGLLGIGDGDRVVVYDRLYGGAAAARVWWMFRVFGYDKVTMLEGGYGKWTKEKRPSDMSMVRPEPRSFTAAYHPALVRTLSEMQENLATAAAQVIDARGPAKFDGTQQDVFPFKKLGHIPNATNIPWADLIDPDTGAFIAPDMLAARFAMAGIDLERPIVTSCASGITSCVVALGLYLLGHKTAAVYDGSWAEWGLAEDTPAVAA; this is translated from the coding sequence ATGACCTATGCAAATCCTGAAGCGCTGGTAAGCACCGAATGGCTTGCGGAGCATCTGTCGGACCCGGATGTCCGGATCCTCGACTGCACCTGGCATCACGCCAGCACGAATCTCGATGGGCGCACGCAGTATCGTGGCCGTCATCTTCCCGGTTCCGTGCATTTCGACATCGATCACATAGCCGACAAGTCGAGCCCGCTTCCACACATGCTGCCCAGTGCGTCGGACTTTGCAAAGAAGGTCGGATTGCTCGGAATAGGCGACGGAGACCGGGTCGTGGTCTACGACCGGCTGTATGGTGGAGCGGCCGCGGCGCGGGTCTGGTGGATGTTTCGGGTCTTCGGCTACGACAAGGTCACCATGCTTGAAGGCGGTTACGGCAAATGGACCAAGGAAAAGCGGCCGTCCGACATGTCGATGGTGCGGCCGGAGCCGAGATCGTTCACGGCCGCGTATCATCCCGCGCTGGTTCGTACCTTGAGCGAAATGCAGGAGAATCTCGCGACCGCTGCAGCGCAGGTCATCGACGCCCGCGGCCCCGCCAAATTCGACGGCACCCAGCAAGACGTCTTCCCGTTCAAGAAGCTCGGCCATATCCCGAACGCGACGAACATTCCGTGGGCCGACCTGATTGACCCCGACACCGGCGCATTCATTGCGCCGGACATGCTCGCCGCGCGATTTGCCATGGCCGGGATCGATCTCGAACGCCCGATCGTGACGAGCTGCGCCTCCGGCATAACATCCTGCGTGGTAGCGCTCGGGCTCTATCTGCTCGGACACAAGACCGCCGCCGTCTACGACGGCTCCTGGGCGGAATGGGGACTGGCGGAGGATACGCCAGCCGTTGCCGCGTGA
- a CDS encoding aminoacyl-tRNA deacylase, with protein MSIAPTLQRYLTAENIQYDVIPHDPTMSSARTAEACRISGDCLAKAIVLRRDAGYLLAVLPASRHLRLSALRNQLGEDVEMAGESEIDRLFPDCAHGAVPPLGHCYALPLIVDDSIEAQPEIYMEAGDHETLLHMSHAQFAHLVASARHGRFSEKLPGSSIVWE; from the coding sequence TCCCACACTCCAGCGATATTTGACTGCGGAAAACATTCAATACGATGTGATCCCGCATGACCCCACCATGTCGTCCGCGCGTACCGCCGAGGCGTGCCGGATTTCGGGGGACTGTTTGGCCAAGGCGATCGTGCTGCGGCGCGATGCCGGCTACTTGCTGGCCGTCCTGCCGGCATCGCGTCACCTTCGCCTTTCGGCTTTGAGGAACCAGCTTGGCGAGGACGTTGAAATGGCCGGGGAGTCCGAGATCGATCGGCTGTTCCCGGATTGCGCGCATGGGGCAGTTCCACCCCTCGGTCACTGTTATGCACTGCCGCTCATCGTGGACGACAGCATCGAGGCGCAGCCGGAGATCTATATGGAGGCGGGCGATCACGAGACGCTGCTCCATATGAGTCATGCGCAGTTTGCTCACCTGGTGGCAAGCGCACGACACGGCCGCTTTAGCGAGAAGCTGCCTGGCAGTTCCATTGTTTGGGAGTAA
- a CDS encoding CBS domain-containing protein yields the protein MTSVRQLLDHKGRKIWSIHPDATVFDAVAKMAEKDVGSLLVMEDDKLVGIITERHYARNVVLKGKTSPATPVRDIMERRVVIARPEQTVEQCMALMSDKRVRHLPVFEGKKLVGIVSIGDLVKSIIGDQKFTIDQLVHYIHG from the coding sequence ATGACTTCGGTGCGACAGCTGCTTGATCATAAGGGCAGGAAGATCTGGTCTATTCACCCGGATGCTACCGTCTTCGATGCCGTGGCGAAGATGGCCGAAAAGGACGTGGGATCGCTGCTGGTAATGGAAGACGACAAGCTCGTTGGCATCATCACCGAAAGGCACTATGCGCGGAATGTTGTTCTCAAGGGCAAGACGTCTCCCGCAACGCCCGTGCGGGACATCATGGAAAGACGCGTCGTCATTGCGCGGCCGGAACAAACCGTTGAGCAGTGCATGGCCCTCATGAGCGATAAGCGCGTGCGTCATCTGCCGGTGTTCGAGGGAAAGAAGCTGGTTGGCATTGTTTCGATCGGCGACCTTGTCAAGAGCATAATCGGCGATCAGAAGTTCACGATTGATCAGCTCGTACACTACATCCACGGGTGA